Proteins from a single region of Sesamum indicum cultivar Zhongzhi No. 13 linkage group LG5, S_indicum_v1.0, whole genome shotgun sequence:
- the LOC105161640 gene encoding U3 small nucleolar RNA-associated protein 25 — MRTLKRHSSRRSKEDIPRAKLRKIKRGGYSRPSKARKSAEKKPVRYEEDFPAEIDDSEELSEEQVDGDSELEEAGKLSYREPTMYDDLLKKLGSRNVSVANALRRRQREEQGESDSDEDEDEDSDAESLSESEEEDDGENGNVSLSPSSYAVGNGPKTGAEQSEHVESDDDEELSDTDEESDPRVNGQPSVIISTFHNHLSHKLASEEVDDIMKRKCKYTWKMPALKSNCSWRGTGACFIKDSDMDSNYGLKPRLYKHWLESYKATAGSEFHQSTQRLFFSICNSYYDVMHHNKKPFYLKGTEEDSSIMDSYLMHSLNHIFRSRDLIGKNERKLAKDQESVEGISVEGDAYLDRGFTRPKVLILLPLAGIARRVVKRLIQLTPSKHKANVENLERFYEEFGSGRTESRDEDDDSEIPKPKKSAKPPDFQALLGRDNDNDHFVIGVKFTNKGIKLYGDFYTSDMIVASPLGLITKIGEAEVEKEKDVDYLSSIEVLIIDHADIMLMQNWSHVNTVVEQLNRLPSKQHGTDIMRIRPWYLDGQARFYRQTIILGSHISPEINALFNQHCLNYRGKVKLECKYKGVLPKILIQARQIYERFDTESIAEADDARLNYFCKKVFPKIKDSIQNGVMIFISSYFEFVRVRNYLKSQAASFCLFGEYIKRNDISHVRGQFFRGEKKIMLYTERAHFYYRYKIRGVKNLIIYSLPERKEFYPEIVNLLEESGSMNCTVLFSRLDHLRLERIVGSTAAKRMVDSEKGVFVFA, encoded by the exons ATGAGAACCCTAAAGCGACACAGTTCTCGGAGGTCCAAGGAGGATATCCCACGCGCAAAGTTGAGGAAGATAAAGAGAGGCG GGTATAGTAGACCGAGTAAAGCAAGGAAAAGTGCAGAAAAGAAGCCTGTCAGATATGAGGAGGACTTTCCGGCGGAGATTGACGACTCAG AGGAGTTGTCTGAGGAGCAGGTGGATGGAGATTCTGAGTTGGAAGAAGCGGGAAAACTTTCATATAGAGAGCCTACAATGTATGATGATTTGTTGAAGAAGCTGGGGTCGCGCAATGTATCTGTTGCAAATGCTTTGAGGAGAAG GCAAAGAGAAGAACAAGGGGAAAGCGACtcagatgaagatgaagatgaagatagTGATGCAGAATCTCTTAGTGAGTCGGAGGAAGAGGATGACGGTGAGAATG GAAATGTAAGTCTGTCTCCTAGCAGTTACGCTGTTGGAAATGGCCCAAAAACTGGTGCGGAACAGAGTGAACATGTTGAAtcagatgatgatgaagaactGTCTGACACAGATGAAGAAAGTGACCCGAGAGTGAATGGTCAGCCATCTGTCATCATAAG TACCTTTCACAATCATTTGAGTCACAAACTAGCATCTGAAGAGGTTGACGATATTATGAAAAGGAAATGTAAGTACACATGGAAGATGCCTGCTCTCAAGTCGAATTGCAGTTGGAGAGGAACAGGAGCATGCTTTATCAAG GATTCAGACATGGATTCTAATTATGGCCTAAAGCCAAGGTTATACAAGCATTGGTTGGAAAGCTACAAGGCTACTGCAGGCAGTGAATTTCATCAATCTACACAGAGATTGTTTTTCTCTATTT GCAACAGCTATTATGATGTAATGCACCATAACAAGAAGCCGTTTTACCTCAAAGGAACGGAAGAAGATTCAAGTATCATGGATTCTTACCTCATGCATTCC TTAAATCATATCTTCAGAAGTAGAGATCTTattggaaaaaatgaaaggaaattGGCTAAAGATCAAGAGAGTGTGGAGGGAATAAGTGTTGAAGGTGATGCCTATCTTGATCGTGGATTCACCCGTCCCAAG GTTCTGATCCTTTTGCCACTAGCAGGCATTGCACGTAGGGTTGTCAAGAGATTAATCCAGTTGACTCCTTCCAAGCATAAG GCTAATGTGGAAAATTTGGAGCGCTTCTATGAAGAGTTTGGTTCTGGAAGAACTGAGAGCAGAGATGAAGACGATGACTCAGAAATCCCTAAACCCAAGAAGTCTGCAAAACCTCCCGATTTCCAAGCATTGCTTGGTAGGGATAATGATAATGATCACTTTGTGATAGGCGTAAAGTTCACCAATAA GGGTATAAAGTTGTACGGGGATTTCTATACGTCGGACATGATTGTTGCTTCTCCTCTGGGCTTGATCACT AAAATTGGGGAGGCGGaagttgaaaaagaaaaagatgttGATTATCTTTCTTCCATAGAA GTCTTAATCATTGACCACGCCGATATCATGCTAATGCAG AATTGGTCCCATGTGAATACTGTTGTTGAGCAGTTGAATAGATTACCATCTAAGCAACATGGAACTGATATTATGCGCATCAGGCCATG GTACCTAGATGGACAAGCGCGTTTCTATCGgcaaacaataattttaggtTCTCATATAAGTCCag AAATCAATGCCTTGTTTAATCAGCATTGCCTCAATTATCGTGGAAAG GTCAAATTGGAGTGCAAGTATAAAGGTGTtcttccaaaaatattaattcaagcAAGACAG ATTTATGAGCGCTTTGATACGGAATCAATAGCAGAAGCTGATGATGCTCGTCTTAATTACTTTTGCAAAAAG gtatTCCCCAAGATAAAAGATTCCATCCAG AATGGGGTAATGATATTTATTAGTTCTTACTTTGAGTTTGTACGAGTTAGGAACTATTTGAAGTCACAAGCTGCCTCCTTCTGCTTGTTTGGAGA GTATATAAAGCGAAATGATATATCTCATGTGCGGGGTCAGTTTTTcagaggagaaaagaaaattatgctTTACACTGAGCGAGCCCATTTCTACTACAGATACAAG ATTCGTGGTGTaaagaatttaataatctattcCCTGCCagagagaaaagaattttatCCAGAG ATTGTTAACTTGCTAGAAGAGTCTGGCAGCATGAATTGCACGGTCTTATTTTCTCGTTTGGATCATCTTCGG CTTGAAAGAATAGTTGGTTCGACTGCTGCCAAAAGGATGGTGGACTCAGAGAAAGGTGTCTTTGTCTTTGCTTAG
- the LOC105161642 gene encoding cytochrome P450 83B1-like, with translation MHISIHHLNNTRMILLLLAVVILPVAILFFSNRRRRLRKSPYPPGPPPLPFIGNLHQFDISTPHIYLWRLSKRYGPIMSMKIGSKPVLVVSSPRIAKEVLKTHDLVFSSRPRVLGQYTLSYNCSDVAFAPYSDSWRELRKICVLHLLSSKQVQSFRPVREDEVFRMIRNLSVRASSGEVANLSLIMVTLTSTLICRTAFGKTRDEGSGSQRRFDELMIESQAMQGGFFLSDYIPSLGWVDKLRGMISRLEKIYKDLDEFYQELIDEHLNPNRPKPANPDILDLLIQLKEENLCSIKLTWNHIKAILMDIFVAGTDTGAAAIIWAMTALIKNPTTMKKLQREIREAIGEKGKVTEDDLPKLSYLNAVIKETLRLYPPAPLLLPRETLEKCNLEGYIIPPKTVVYINAWAIARDPEYWDRPDEFVPERFLNTKVDIIGQDFQVIPFGAGRRGCPGISMGLATVELALANLLYTFDWELPAGMKREDIDTAVLPGITMHKKNPLCLVPKQIIRI, from the exons ATGCACATCAGCATCCACCACCTCAACAACACAAGAATGATCCTTCTACTCCTGGCAGTAGTAATCTTGCCTGTGGCAATTCTCTTCTTCTCCAACAGGCGAAGAAGACTGCGAAAATCTCCATATCCGCCAGGCCCTCCACCTCTCCCCTTCATTGGGAACCTGCACCAGTTCGACATTTCAACTCCTCATATATATCTATGGCGACTGTCAAAGAGATATGGCCCCATCATGTCCATGAAGATCGGCTCTAAGCCAGTACTCGTCGTTTCTTCACCAAGAATCGCCAAAGAAGTACTGAAAACTCACGACCTAGTGTTTAGCAGCAGGCCGAGGGTTCTCGGGCAGTACACGTTATCATACAACTGCTCCGATGTTGCCTTCGCGCCTTACAGCGACTCCTGGAGGGAACTGAGAAAGATATGTGTTCTTCACCTCCTGAGCAGCAAACAGGTCCAGTCGTTCCGGCCTGTCCGTGAAGATGAAGTGTTTCGCATGATCAGGAACCTGTCTGTCAGGGCGAGTTCAGGTGAAGTTGCTAATTTGAGTTTGATAATGGTGACTCTGACAAGCACCTTGATCTGTAGGACTGCTTTTGGCAAGACAAGGGATGAAGGATCGGGATCACAACGGAGGTTTGATGAGCTTATGATTGAGTCTCAGGCCATGCAGGGCGGATTCTTTCTATCTGATTACATACCGTCACTCGGTTGGGTGGATAAACTGAGAGGAATGATTTCCAGGCTCGAAAAGATTTACAAAGACTTGGATGAATTCTACCAAGAACTCATCGACGAGCACCTAAACCCGAACAGGCCAAAACCAGCGAATCCAGATATACTGGATTTGTTAATCCAACTAAAAGAAGAGAACTTGTGTTCGATCAAGCTCACCTGGAATCATATAAAAGCAATACTCATG GATATATTCGTTGCTGGAACAGACACTGGCGCAGCAGCGATAATCTGGGCCATGACAGCCCTAATCAAGAATCCGACAACAATGAAGAAGCTGCAAAGAGAAATCAGAGAAGCGATCGGGGAAAAAGGTAAAGTAACCGAAGACGATCTGCCTAAACTTTCATATCTAAACGCAGTGATCAAGGAGACATTGAGACTGTACCCTCCAGCCCCACTCCTCCTGCCTAGAGAAACACTGGAGAAGTGCAACCTAGAGGGGTACATCATCCCACCTAAAACTGTAGTctacataaatgcatgggctATTGCAAGAGACCCCGAGTACTGGGATCGTCCGGACGAGTTTGTGCCTGAGAGGTTCTTGAATACCAAAGTTGACATCATAGGACAAGATTTTCAGGTGATTCCATTCGGAGCTGGCCGGAGGGGGTGCCCTGGGATCTCTATGGGGCTTGCAACGGTGGAGCTAGCGCTCGCCAATCTTCTCTACACGTTCGACTGGGAGTTGCCTGCCGGGATGAAGAGGGAGGATATTGATACTGCAGTGTTGCCTGGAATTACCATGCACAAGAAAAATCCACTTTGCCTTGTCCCTAAGCAGATTATACGTATTTGA
- the LOC105161643 gene encoding 60S acidic ribosomal protein P3 — MGVFTFVCRGSGDDWSAKQLNGDLEASADSTFELQRKLVQAALSADSSGAVQSSFAYVTPSSAVFQVIIGGGGGGGAGVGGGAAAPAASGGGAAAEAPPAEEKKEEKEESDDDMGFSLFD; from the exons ATGGGAGTATTTACGTTTGTGTGTAGAGGATCCGGCGACGACTGGTCAGCCAAGCAGCTAAACGGAGATCTAGAGGCTTCAGCCGACTCCACTTTCGAACTCCAGCGCAAGCTCGTTCAAGCTGCTCTCTCAGCCGACTCCTCTGGCGCCGTTCAGTCTTCCTTCGCCTATGTCACTCCTTCATCTGCGGTTTTTCag GTGATtattggtggtggtggcggtggtggtgCTGGTGTTGGAGGTGGAGCCGCTGCACCTGCGGCTTCTGGTGGTGGTGCAGCTGCGGAAGCACCTCCAGCTGAGGAGAAGAAGGAAGAGAAGGAGGAGAGTGATGATGACATGGGATTCTCACTCTTTGATTAG
- the LOC105161641 gene encoding 2-methoxy-6-polyprenyl-1,4-benzoquinol methylase, mitochondrial has translation MALRSIYRGLRKSNFLSPLCNSCAHLHSHATSFGFKEVREEEKSQLVGNVFTSVASSYDVMNDLMSGGLHRLWKERLVSELNPFPGMKHLDVAGGTGDVAFRILEHINSVGHRAMRDTEDDNLLEETKIFVCDINPNMLNVGKKRAQERGLGDNKSLVWVEGDAEALKFEDDSMDGYTIAFGIRNVTHIEKALAEAHRVLKRGGRFLCLELSHVENPIFKQLYDYYSFSIIPALGELVAGDRESYQYLVESIRRFPSQEKFAAMIAEAGFQKVEYENLVGGVVAIHSGLKF, from the exons ATGGCGTTGAGGTCGATTTATCGTGGCTTGAGGAAGAGTAATTTTCTGTCGCCGCTATGTAATTCGTGCGCGCATTTACACTCCCATGCCACCAGTTTCG GATTTAAGGAAGTCAGGGAGGAGGAAAAGAGTCAACTGGTTGGCAATGTTTTCACGAGTGTCGCCTCGAGTTATGATGTAATGAATGATTTGATGAGTGGTGGTCTGCATAGATTATGGAAAGAAAg ATTGGTCTCCGAGTTGAATCCATTTCCAGGAATGAAGCATCTTGATGTGGCTGGTGGAACGG GGGATGTGGCTTTCAGAATCCTCGAACATATTAATAGTGTTGGACATAGAGCAATGCGAGATACTGAGGATGATAATCTACTGGAAGAGACTAAAATTTTTGTCTGTGATATTAACCCTAATATGTTAAATGTGGGCAAAAAGAGAGCCCAAGAGAGAG GTCTTGGAGACAATAAATCTCTCGTTTGGGTTGAAGGAGATGCGGAAGCactaaaatttgaagatgATTCAATGGATGGTTATACGATTGCATTCGGGATTAGGAATGTTACACATATAGAAAAAGCTCTTGCAGAAGCTCATAG GGTACTTAAACGGGGAGGAAGATTTCTTTGCCTTGAACTGAGCCATGTGGAAAATCCAATCTTTAAACAGTT GTATGATTACTACTCATTCTCGATCATTCCAGCATTAGGGGAGCTGGTTGCTGGTGATCGTGAATCTTACCAGTATCTGGTTGAGAGTATTCGCCGTTTTCCCTCACAG GAGAAATTTGCTGCAATGATTGCGGAGGCAGGGTTTCAGAAGGTTGAGTATGAAAACCTTGTGGGAGGAGTAGTAGCTATCCATTCTGGGCTCAAGTTTTAG